In Kangiella koreensis DSM 16069, a single window of DNA contains:
- a CDS encoding CDP-alcohol phosphatidyltransferase family protein, which produces MISVYQLKPKFQQLLRPLVNGLANKGATANEVTVFAMLLSVVTGTAIVISNSLLALLALPIVLLTRMALNAIDGMLAREHNQQSKLGAYLNEIGDVISDLFLILPLLIIPDINLWLLATFAFVALLTEFAGVLGVLVEAERQYQGPMGKSDRALVLGLIGLLVPLFALPTVYLNAALTVAIILSVWTVINRIRAAL; this is translated from the coding sequence ATGATTAGCGTTTATCAACTTAAACCAAAATTTCAGCAACTTCTCAGACCGCTGGTTAACGGTTTAGCCAACAAAGGCGCTACCGCTAATGAAGTTACGGTCTTTGCAATGCTGCTGAGTGTTGTTACAGGTACAGCCATTGTTATCAGTAACAGCTTACTGGCCTTACTGGCTCTGCCAATTGTTTTATTAACCCGTATGGCACTTAACGCAATCGATGGCATGTTAGCCAGAGAGCATAACCAGCAGTCTAAGCTGGGCGCTTACCTTAATGAAATCGGTGACGTGATTTCCGATCTCTTCTTAATTCTTCCTTTACTCATTATTCCTGACATTAACTTGTGGTTACTAGCGACTTTCGCCTTTGTTGCGTTACTAACCGAGTTCGCAGGTGTTCTGGGTGTCTTGGTCGAGGCTGAACGTCAGTATCAGGGCCCAATGGGGAAAAGTGATCGGGCATTGGTATTGGGGCTGATTGGCCTGCTGGTGCCATTGTTTGCTTTGCCAACTGTTTATTTAAATGCTGCTCTGACTGTTGCCATCATTTTGTCAGTGTGGACTGTGATTAACCGAATTCGTGCTGCGCTGTAA
- a CDS encoding helix-turn-helix domain-containing protein encodes MSNQTLEILEALKQELRKEGITYKALSEALDMSEANIKRMFSQHKISLDRLEKICDLLHLDILQLAQSAHQQRKQISQLTLEQENQLISDQRLLLVAQLCLSDWKFDEMLERYSFTEPQLIKYLVQLDKIAFIELLPGNRIRKRVSPHFKWHPKGPVQNFFAEHIQNEFFRSSFTEKNEKVLFISGMLSDKSNHKIQELIDELGTAYRQQLREDKNVALAEKKGTSLVVGLRNWELSVFNELRRKPL; translated from the coding sequence ATGAGCAATCAAACGCTGGAGATTCTAGAGGCTCTGAAACAAGAGCTTAGAAAAGAAGGGATTACCTATAAGGCCCTGAGCGAGGCTTTAGACATGAGTGAAGCCAATATCAAGCGCATGTTTTCACAGCACAAAATTAGCCTCGACCGCCTGGAAAAAATTTGTGATCTACTGCATCTGGATATTCTGCAGTTAGCTCAATCCGCTCATCAACAACGCAAGCAAATCTCACAACTGACCCTAGAACAGGAAAACCAGCTGATTAGCGATCAACGACTTTTACTGGTCGCACAATTATGTCTGTCGGATTGGAAATTCGATGAGATGTTAGAGCGCTATAGCTTTACTGAGCCTCAGCTGATCAAATATCTGGTGCAACTGGATAAGATTGCTTTTATAGAATTGTTACCTGGCAATAGAATACGCAAACGCGTCAGTCCGCACTTTAAATGGCACCCCAAAGGGCCGGTTCAGAATTTCTTTGCGGAGCATATCCAGAATGAATTCTTTCGCTCCAGCTTTACTGAAAAGAATGAAAAGGTGTTGTTTATTTCGGGCATGTTAAGCGACAAATCCAATCACAAGATTCAGGAACTGATCGATGAACTGGGCACTGCCTATCGCCAGCAATTGCGTGAAGACAAGAATGTTGCGCTGGCAGAGAAAAAAGGAACCAGCCTGGTGGTTGGTTTAAGGAACTGGGAATTGTCAGTGTTTAATGAATTAAGAAGAAAGCCGCTTTAG
- the cysS gene encoding cysteine--tRNA ligase — MLQIYNNLTRQKEPFKPMEEGKVSMYVCGVTTYDLCHIGHARTYAAFDVINRFLKFSGYDVTYVRNITDIDDKIINRANENGEDFSELTERFIQEMYQDFDAIGLQRPDIEPRATQTMDEIIQMTQTLIEKGAAYATDNGDVYFHVPAFKDYGKLSKQDLTQLNAGERVDVNDIKKDPMDFALWKSSKPGEPSWDSPWGKGRPGWHIECSAMSKKCLGDTFDIHGGGSDLQFPHHENEIAQSECANDCTFARVWIHTGMVQVDKEKMSKSLGNFFTIRDVLKQYRPESVRYFLMSGHYRSQLSYTQANLESADASLERLYTSLRGVDFNRATDDKLGILEQAQLRFTEAMDDDFNVPEAMPVLFDLAKEVNRLKATDMATAATIAVKIKELAGVLSLLQQDPESFLKSGAGDSDVSDEDIDSLIQQRLQARADKNWDLADEIRDKLHAMNIELEDAAGGTSWRRK, encoded by the coding sequence ATGTTACAGATCTACAATAATTTGACCCGTCAGAAAGAACCTTTCAAGCCCATGGAAGAAGGCAAGGTTTCCATGTATGTGTGCGGTGTGACAACTTATGATCTGTGCCATATTGGTCATGCTCGAACCTATGCGGCATTTGATGTGATTAACCGTTTTCTAAAGTTTAGCGGTTATGACGTCACCTATGTGCGTAATATCACCGATATCGATGACAAGATCATCAATCGTGCTAATGAGAATGGTGAAGACTTTAGCGAACTTACTGAGCGCTTCATTCAGGAAATGTATCAAGATTTTGACGCGATTGGTCTGCAGCGCCCAGATATCGAGCCGCGCGCAACCCAGACCATGGATGAAATTATCCAAATGACGCAAACCCTGATCGAGAAGGGTGCAGCTTATGCAACTGATAATGGCGATGTGTATTTTCACGTGCCAGCCTTTAAAGACTACGGCAAACTCAGTAAGCAGGATCTGACTCAGCTTAATGCTGGTGAGCGTGTCGATGTAAATGACATCAAAAAAGACCCGATGGATTTTGCCCTATGGAAATCTTCTAAGCCGGGTGAACCTTCTTGGGATTCCCCATGGGGTAAAGGTCGTCCCGGCTGGCATATTGAATGTTCAGCCATGAGTAAAAAATGCCTGGGTGATACTTTTGATATTCATGGTGGTGGTTCTGACTTACAGTTTCCACACCATGAAAATGAAATTGCTCAATCGGAATGTGCTAACGATTGCACCTTCGCCCGAGTCTGGATTCATACTGGAATGGTGCAGGTGGATAAAGAAAAGATGTCCAAGTCCCTAGGCAATTTCTTCACCATTCGCGACGTATTAAAACAGTACCGCCCTGAGTCCGTACGTTACTTCCTGATGAGCGGACATTACCGTAGTCAGCTCAGTTACACGCAAGCTAATCTGGAATCAGCTGATGCCAGCCTCGAGCGTTTGTACACTTCACTTAGAGGTGTGGATTTTAATCGGGCAACTGATGACAAGCTGGGTATTCTAGAACAGGCCCAGTTGCGCTTCACGGAAGCCATGGATGACGACTTCAATGTGCCTGAAGCCATGCCCGTATTGTTTGATTTGGCAAAAGAGGTTAACCGCCTGAAAGCCACCGATATGGCTACAGCAGCAACCATTGCGGTTAAGATAAAAGAGCTGGCAGGCGTTTTGAGTCTATTGCAACAGGATCCTGAGAGCTTCCTCAAGTCCGGTGCGGGCGACAGCGACGTGTCCGATGAGGACATTGATAGTTTGATTCAACAACGTCTGCAGGCGCGTGCCGATAAAAACTGGGATCTGGCAGATGAGATCCGCGATAAGCTGCATGCTATGAACATTGAGCTTGAAGACGCAGCGGGCGGTACCAGTTGGCGTCGGAAGTAA